The window GCTCAGGGACTCTATTCTTAGTATCTTAAGCGCACACACGCTCGACTTCGACGATTACATCGCGAAGCACGAGAAGCCCGTCGTGGTCGTCTTTACCGGCGTCAACGGCACCGGCAAGACCACGACCATCGCGAAGCTCGCAGAGCGCCTCAAGGAGAAGAACGTCGACGTGGTGATCGCCGCGGGCGACACGTTCCGGGCGGGCGCCATCGAGCAGCTCGAAAAGCACGCCGACCGCATCGGCGTAAAGATGATCAAGCACGCCCAGGGCTCGGACCCGGCGGCCGTCATATACGATGCGGTGACATACGCGAAGAGCAATAAGAAGGACGTGGTGCTGGCGGACACGGCGGGCCGGCTGCACACCAACGTCAACCTCATGGAACAGTTAAGAAAGATCAGCCGCGTCATCAAGCCCGACCTCGTCATTTTCGTGGACGAGGCCATCGCCGGGAACGACGCCGTGGAGCGGGCCAGGCTGTTTAATGATGCGGTGCCCATCAGCGGCTCGATTTTAACGAAGGCCGACGCCGACTCCAAGGGCGGGGCGGCCATATCCATCGCCCACATCACCGGCAAGCCGATTTTATTTTTAGGCGTGGGCCAGGAATACAAGGACCTCAAGAAGTTCGACCCGAACTGGTTCGTGGACCGCCTGCTCGAACGCTGAGCTTTTATTCCAAAGCTATTTGAAACTGCGGCGGGTATTGACTTCTGGCATGAGACCCCTCATATATGGCAACGGCACGCTGCTGGTCTGCGTCGACGAGCGCGGCGTGGCCCGGGACTTTTACTATCCCTACGCCGGCATGGAGAACCACGGGGGCAACATACGCCTCGGGCTCTTCGACATTGACATGAAAAAGTTCTCCTGGCTGGACTGCTGGGAGATAGAGCAGCGGTACGACGGCGCC of the Methanocella sp. genome contains:
- the ftsY gene encoding signal recognition particle-docking protein FtsY, whose protein sequence is LRDSILSILSAHTLDFDDYIAKHEKPVVVVFTGVNGTGKTTTIAKLAERLKEKNVDVVIAAGDTFRAGAIEQLEKHADRIGVKMIKHAQGSDPAAVIYDAVTYAKSNKKDVVLADTAGRLHTNVNLMEQLRKISRVIKPDLVIFVDEAIAGNDAVERARLFNDAVPISGSILTKADADSKGGAAISIAHITGKPILFLGVGQEYKDLKKFDPNWFVDRLLER